tgcgcttcacatgaaagactacaaacgaaccAACATTCAGTCGTataagaaacataaacatcGGCAATCATAACGCcatgacaaaaaatatgaaCTAAATGCATGTGTGGGGAAAAAAGTTGTTTGGTAAACATCTCAGCCCTCAGCGTAGCGTAGGGGCTTTCtcgctaaagaaaacaaaaaacagaccgattcaaataaacaatttcattaAGGGactaaacattgatttcttctttcttcttttaaagacttgattttatatatatattgaaaaaataatttttcagtgcggatcaggtaacaaacGAAACattgaagaatgggagataacaagcaaaaccttttttttatgtgtcttacgtccctttgattagtttctcctctgtcagtttgaatgagttgtttagtgtggcgtctatgcacatagtcaaaatgctcaggttattagcttgagtattattttaatagcttaactaagtaaactgaacaacattttaattcaggtggacctttgaaaaccttatcaaagagactggtataaacttgacaccaaaatttgtttgattgttttatggttaatttattcgtttgtgctcagcattatgctgtgtgatcctcataaagatttcagcgaaacgaaaatcttttgatgtctatttaactcgtgcgtctgtctcccgtttctgtctatttattctttttgtttgcttgcgtgcgtgcgtgtgtgtgtgttacaactaAGAACCTGTGTTGTCGGTAgcggttatcccacacactatcactgctaataaccgactcgatatcaaaaatataaattattataattcaaGATatcgttgtatctggtgtaaccgtaacttcatctttcaacataAAAGCGTCAGAGTGTAGACGGAAAGACTAGGAGGAATAAacgaacagaaaaagtcaacttgtgcatgcttccttttccagtgtgatttacttgtaaacaaaagtttcctcaggatgcatcttgataaagataacaaaaattcagacaaattaaaataaacaatttaaagcaGTTAGAGGCTAacattttttcctctgttttaatctattaaatttttatatctgtattttggaatgacaacaaaccttaaacgcttttcatcttgtacgatactaacaagtgtgctcacatgcaaaactaaacaaaagagtaaaaagtaaactaagcaaacaagtgctagtgacaagatgattacaagataaggataatTTGTGTGTCTTATTTCCTGTGTAAGCGTAGTTCGcaagtgtgtgcgagtgtgtgtaccgcgtgagaataaaagataaaaaagggTGAATTCGTACACCCTTGTAGGAGCacaactgatgacacgtgactctagtaacgacagctcacctccaggtttttcgctcagtgaacagtgtgtgacattcccaacaCAGCCGCCGAGACAGTTGgttcctacctgtacaggtgtaaatacagacaggggaGTCTGCGCATTTAGTTtcttgcccagtcaaggtaaacaaatatgtttttatattgtcctgaattctaaattctgatttcacggcaaaagtattgttaaattgtttcatgagaaaaatcgtAACGTTCAacaagaaatcacgtgatgagtttaactcagggagactaacagtagcagtgaatggtagagtctcattaatcattaagttacaggaactcatgcggtgatgagtttaactcagggagactaatagtagcagtgaatggtagagtctcattagtcattaagttacaggaactaatgtggaggaacagttatGGAAGACCCGCTGAAACAGAAGGGCCTGAGaaccttcttcctacaccggacccacccaggcgtgactgtcaaccgagggaggaCTGGGTAGCTCGAACCCATCAGGTTAtccctggagtttcttcccttgtgtgTCGTCGAGGAATCGAGCATCCTGTCGACTTTTCCACGAATGTCctggccaaagagtctggaagtgtctacaagcattggtgtttccatggaaatgtgtgcagtggtgtgttggtgtagttgctagtgtgacagcgcacGTGCCTGGCAGTGATTGGGTGGAGgaagagcattcctggcgctgaggttCGTGAGAGCATCCTACATCGGGATGGCAGATGCAGATGACGGGAATTGTAAGTATTATCTTTgacttattctaatttttcagtgtgaccACTAGTCATCGGACACAGTTTCATGGCGAAATCCTTTTCTTCTcatcagcaagtagacagacgtgaggacaaatataagaaattttacatttgtggcGAGGAGCTAAGAATTGCGAGTTTGTGAGAATTGTTTGGTATTTGACCGTGTGTTGGGGCAGAgggtttgtgttgttgtgatctGACCTGAacctgcttaaaaaaaacatgccaTCTGCCATTGTCCGTGACTATTGGTGACCCCGACATGAGTGCGGggttgtctgtcttgtaaacagttgttgtgtggaaggattgtcgtttgaggagtcacgtggtttttctgttgatgtttatggttaattttcaCGTTTTATTCCCCGTCTCCAAGTCCAGGGGTCTACGGGTCTGTAGAGTTCTACCCGTAGTAAGGACTTAGCttctgtctctactgtattctgtctttctttccctgctaccttcaccttacccctgagtgtggtgtttaagaagcttggtagtgtctgagcgtgtgattATCTTCCCCATTAGGTACTATattctattgttttaagaaaaaaatatttggttgttcctcaaacctatattgaactttaaatcttgatgATAAGTAGTGTTCagattattacatttaaagaatctGATTGCTCTTTGTGGGCTTTATTGTGTTTACTAAGACTTggatttgagatgtgtgtactctcactgctttgattgatgattgagttAAGTTGTTTCCTAAATAGCCTTGATTGAACTAGGGTTAAaccttgaagtgtttacaactATATTTGACTGAgggatttttattccttctttcattttgcgaatcattgtgaagacacgttttgatgctgtgattacatttctatctgattgtatttgtgagataatttgaggtgaatttatttcattattatttgctatcttCGTGTGCAACATGGATCCGCAGCTAGTAtttgatgtgatctcatgtaagaAAGAAGGCGAAATGACAGGATTAGAAGGTAAAGCTGTGACTAGATACATAATGCAGAGTGTCGGTCGTTATAACAGAAATGCGGACAgattagcaaacaaacaagcagacagcttAGAAATcgccaagagagagaaagctaataaaattgttaagaaagagaaaggccTGACTGTTTAGGAGTTTGCCAGTGTGTATCTCGTACACAGGTGTCCGTCTAGTCGCCACTCGTTGCTCTAGGAGAGGGACATCGTCGGGGGTGTGGAGGGGGTGTTGGGCTCGTTAACCCCAGCGGCCCCCAGGTTAAAAGGAAGAATGTTCAAGGAAGtttcaagaaagattatttaaggaagtgtagatgtgtgtgttagtgtgaaccTCCCTGAACAGAATCCGACCGAGGGAGAATGTTGGGAAGTATTACATAACGGTTGTCTAGGTAAACTGACTGACGGAGGTTGAAAGTCATCTACGACATTGATATGCTGTGTATGTTTACAGACATGTATGTGTCTTGATGTAAGTTATGTAAACTTTGTTACCACACCTTAAATAAACACGAGCTCCCGCACATCTGccatgatgatgaagatgataatgatttatgattgatgattgattaaaGGATGGATGATGGATAAAAGGATAGATAATAAATGGATAATAAATTAATGATTGATGGATAATAGATGTTGGATGGATGATTATTGGAAGATACTGATTGCCGGTTATTGATGGTAATGATTATTGGTGATGATAAATGATTGATGGTTGATTGAAGAATGGATGATTGATTGGAGGATGGATTTATGATGAATGTTGGATGCTGATAGATgttgatggctgatgatggatggatggtgattaatgatgatgatgatggttgataattattgatggtgatgattgatgattatgatgaataaagattatcgatgatgatgatctatcATGATAAATGATTATCCATGATGGTTGGTAATTATTGATGGTGAAgattgatgattatttataatgaatgaagattattgatgatggtgattaattattattgatgatgaggTAACGATGGATTatggatgaatgatggatgctgatagatgttgatggatggatggtgattaatgatgatgattattgatgatgaagatCTATCATAATAAATGATTATTGATGAAGGTTGATAattattgatggtgatgattgatgattattaatgatgaataaagattattgatgatgatacatgatgaatgatgatgatgatgatgatgatgatgatgatgatgatgatgtatcaggataaatgattattgatgatggttgataattattgatggtgatgattgatgattttttataatgaatgaagatcattgatgatggtgataaatTATAACTGATGATTATGTAATGATGGATTatggatgaatgatggatgCTGATAGATGTTGATGGATGATAATGGATGGATGGTGATTAATGATGATTATCGATaatgattaattattattcatgatGATTCATCAtccgaagagcgaagagcgaagagcgaagagcgaagagcgaagagcgaagagcgaagagcgagaagagcgaagagcgaagagcaaagagcaaagagcaaagagcaaagagcaaagagcaaagagcaaagagcaaagagcaaagagcaaagagcaaagagcaaagaagcaaagagagcaaagagccaaagagcaatgagcaagagccaagagcaaagagcaagagcaaagccaagagccaagagccaaagagccaaagaagAGCAAGAGGAGAGCAAGAGgagcaaagagccaagagccaagagcgaaagagccaagagccaagagcaagagcaagagccaagagcaacgAGCAAAGAagccccaagagccaagagccaagagccaaagagccaagagccaaagagccaagagccaaaagagccaagagccaagaagccaagagccaagagcaagagcccaagagccaagagcaagagaagagcccaagagccaagagccaagagccaagagccaagagccaagagccaagagcaaagagccaaagccaagagccaagagccaagagccaagagccaagagccaagagccaagagccaagagccaagagccaagagccaagagcaagagccaagagccaagagccaagagccaagagccaaagagccaagagccaagagccaagagccaagagccaagagcaagagccaagagccaagagccaagagccaaagagccaagagccaagagccaagagccaagagccaagagccaagagccaagagccaagagccaagagccaagagccaagagccaagagccaagagccaagagccaagagccaaagccaagaaccaagagccaagagcccaagagccaagagccaagagccaagagccaagagccaagagccaagaagccaagagccaagagccaagagccagagccaagagccaagagccaagagccaagagccaagagccaagagccaagagccaagagccaagaagccaagagccaagagccaagagccaagagcaagagccaagagccaagagccaagagcaagagccaagagccaagagccaagagccaagagccaagagccaagagccaagagccaagagccaagagccaagagccaagagcaagagccaagagcaagagccaagagccaagagccaaagagccaagagccaagagccaagagccaagagccaagagccaagagccaagagccaagagccaagagccaagagccaagagccaagagcaagagccaagagccaagagccaagagccaagagccaagagcaagaagccaagagccaagagccaagagccaagagccaagagccaagagccaagagccaagaccaagagccaagagccaagagcccaagagccaagagccaagagcaagagccaagagccaagagcaagagccaagagcaagagcaagagccaagagccaagagccaagagccaagcaaagagccaagagccaagaagagccaagagccaagagccaagagccaagagccaagaagccaagagccaagagccaagagccaagagccaagagccaagagcaagagccaagccagccaagaccaagagccaagagcaagagccaagagccaagagccaagagccaagagccaagagccaagagccaagaagccaagagccaagagccaagagccaagagccaagagccaaagagccaagagccaagagccaagagcaagagccaacaagagccaagagccaagagccaagagccaagagccaagagccaagagccaagagccaagagtaagagccaagagccaagagccaagaagagccaagagccaagagccaagagccaagagagccaagagccaagagccaagagccaagagccaagaagccaagagccaagagccaagagccaagagccaagagccaagagccaagagcaagagccaaagccaagagcccaatgagccaagagccaagagccaagagccaagagccaagagccaagcagcACTTATCTctaagccaagagccaagagccaaaagGGCCTGCCCAAGCCAAAGAGGCCATGCCGAGGGCCAGAGCGGGGGGTGGCCCCCGCCCAGCCGAAGCCCCCAGCTGGCCCGTGTGGTGCCAAGACGGGGGATCCCAGCCATGCCGCCCCACTGCCGAGCCCGCGCCCTATGGAGAACCGAAAGACGAACCCTTGGCCCGCCCCAGCCGAGCCCCCCGCCTGGCCTGTGGGCGTGCCAGGACGGGGGTCTGCCGCCCATGGAAGCCCCCAGCCCTGCCTGTGTGCCAGACGGAGCCtcctgcccgcccatgcgaAGACCCCAAGGGGGGTCCCTGTGGTGCCAGATGGAGGGATACCTGTCCTCCAGCCCCCTCAGTCCTCACGCGCTGCCCTTGTATATTAAGTGCCAGATTCCATGCAATGATACACTCATcactctgacacacacacacgctctcaaTCATGATGTCTGTCAAGCGATCCCATCCGCCACTCACTCTGGCGCTGCCTGACCTAGGTGCCGAGATTCGGGGGGGTCGCCGCTATCTCGATCACGACAGCACTCACCAGCCGCCCTGTGTGCCATACGGGGGTccgcccgccccatgccgaagccccagCCTGGCCTGTGGGTGCAGACGGGGGtgcctgcccgccccatgcgaagccccagcctggccctgtggtgccagacgggggtcCTGCCATCGCCCCATGCGAAtgccccagcctggccctgtggtgccagaccggggggtcctgcccgccccagaAGCCCAGCCTGGCCCTTGGTGCCAGACGGgcgggtcctgcccgccccatgccgaagccccagCTGCCCTGGCCCTGTGCCAGAGGGGGGTCCAgacggggggtcctgcccgccccatgcgaagcccccagcctggccctgtcGCCTGCAAAgcgggggtcctgcccgccccatgcgaAGCCCCCCAGctggccctgtggtgccagacgggttggtcctgcccgcccatgccgaagcccccagcctggccctgtggtgccagacggggggtcctgcccgccccatgccgcgcgaagccccagcctggcccctgtggtgccagacgggggtcctgccccgccccatgccgaagcccccagGGCCTGGCCCTGTtggtgccagacgggggtcctgcccgcccatgcgaagcccccagcctggccctgtgggTGCAGACgggggggtcctgcccgccctcatgccgaagcccccagcctgccctgtggtgccagacggggggtcctgcccgccccattgccgaagcccccagcctggccctgtggtgccagacggggtcctgcccgcccccatgccgaagccccagcctgccctgtggtgccagacggggggtcctgcccgccccgaTGCCGAAGCCCCAGCCATGGCCCTGTGGCTGCCAGACGGGGTCCTGCCCCCCATGCGAGCGCCACCCAGCCTTGGCCCTGCCAGacgggggtcctgcccgcccatgccgaagcccccagcctggccctgtggcGTGCCAGACCGGGGgcgtcctgcccgccccatgccgaagcccccagcctggccctgtggtgccagacgggggtcctgcccgccccatgccgaagcccccaAGCCTGGGCCCTGTGTGTGCCAGACGGGGTCCtgccgccccatgccgaagcccccagcctggccctgtgagtgccagacgggggtcctgcccgccccattgccgaatcccccagcctggccctgtttGGTTCCAGGgacggggggtcctgcccgccccatgccgaagccctCAGCCGGCCCTGGGTGCCATacgggggtcctgcccgccccatgcgcCCCAGCCTggcctgtggtgccagacggggggtcctgcccgccccatgccgaagcccccaCTGGCCTGTCGTGCCAGACGGGGTCCTGTCCCCCCATGCAAGCCCCCAGCCTGCCCTGTGGCTGCCAGACGGGGGGTCCTGCCCTCGCGAAGCCCATGGCGAAACCCCCTGCTGCCGCCCCATGcgaagcccccagcctggccctgtggtgccATGCCCGCCCCAAtgccccagcctggccctgtggtgccCAGCCTAGACGGGGGTGCCGCCCCAAAGGGGCCTGGGCCTGCCtgccccatgccgaagccccagCCAGACGGTCCTGCTGCGAAAGCGCTGGCCCTGTGGTTTCCAGACGTGCCCGCCCATGCTCGATCCCCAGCCTGGCCTTGTGGTTCCTGgccccgccccatgccgaagccccagCCTGTGGCCCCATGCGAACTCCCCCAGACTCCTGCACCATGCCAGACGGGGTCCCCCGCCCACCGAAGCCCCAGCCTGGCCCCTGTCTGTGCCAGACGGGGGCTGCAGCCTAAGCGCCTGGGTGGTGCCCGGGGGTCCTGGCCCTCATCCTTCCCCCCCAGCCTGGCCTCTGTGGTTGCcagcccccagcctggccctgtggtgccagacgggggtcGCTGCCTGCCGCCCATGGGGCCCTGGCTCCAGACGGCGGGGTGCCCGCCCCATGCGAGCCCCcagcccccagcctggccctgtggtgccaggacggggggtcctgcccgTAGCCCCAAGCCTGGCCCTGTCGGTGCCAGccggggggtcctgcccgccccatggcccctgtggtgccagacgggggtcctgcccgccccatgccgaagcccccagcctggccctgtggtgTCCAgcgggggtcctgcccgccatgccgaagccccagcctggccctgggtgccagacggggggtcctgcccgccccatgccaaGCCCCCCAGctggccctgtggtgccagatACGGGGTGGTTCCTGCCCGCCCATGATCGAAGCCCCCAGtgccctgtggtgccagacggggggtcctgcccgccccatgccgaagcccccagcctgccctgtggtgccagacgggggtcctgcccgccatgccgaagccccagcctggccctgtggtgccagacgggcTTCCTgccccgccccatgccgaagcccccagcctggccctcgtggtgccagacgggggtcggggggtcctgcccgcccccagcctggcccttgtggtgccagacggggggtcCTGCCGAAGCGCCCCTGGTGCCCGCGCCAACgaagcccccagcctgccaACGGGGGGCCTGCCCGCCCCAAGCCCCCAGCTGCCTGTGGTGCCAGCCAgacggggggtcctgcccgccccatgccgaaccCCCATGCCTGGCACCCAGCCTGggtgccagacggggggtcCTTGCCCGCCCCATGGCCCGAGCCCCCAGCCTGTGGGCCAGACGGGGGTCCTgcccatgccgaagccccagCTGGCCCTGGCCCTGCCAGACGGGggcctgcccgccccatgcgaACGCCCCCAGCCTAGCGGCATACCCTGCCCCGCACCGAAGCTGGCCCTTGCCAGACGGGGGGAAGTCCTGCCCGCAGTGGCCCTGCCAGacgggggtcctgcccgccccatgcga
This window of the Pomacea canaliculata isolate SZHN2017 linkage group LG4, ASM307304v1, whole genome shotgun sequence genome carries:
- the LOC112561464 gene encoding spidroin-2-like translates to MGGRQRPPSGTTGPGWGLATTEARLGGKDEGQDPRAPPRRLGCSPRLAQTGARLGLRWAGDPVWHGAGVWGSSHGATGWGFGMGRGQEPQGQAGDRAWAGTSGNHRASAFAAGPSGWGFGMGQAGPGPFGAAPPSRLGTTGPGWGIGAGMAPQGQAGGFAWGGSRGFRHGLREGRTPRLAATGQAGGLHGGTGPRLARQASGGFGMGRSDECIIAWNLALNIQGQRVRTEGAGGQVSLHLAPQGPPLGSSHGRAGGSVWHTGRAGGFHGRQTPVLARPQARRGARLGRAKGSSFGSP